One genomic region from Thermoleptolyngbya sichuanensis A183 encodes:
- a CDS encoding CHAT domain-containing protein: MLSSDHPCLRLAIRRLTAADADHYAIWVLQAPSQAGYVHHDRAWPAELTEIWQAWQSMFCLRDLPAVPRIPAVVLPPPQPDDPTPGYAGRLMQHLGVSLWQWLFDGSIQNSLAQSQGIAQGQGRSLRLRLEIRDPELMALPWEIMQPQPGRQAIALSQQLLFSRTTNEVDPLPALREENSLRILLVQGQDAEPDRSLSTSDFRLQLQQEADALTALLQDVTQGEAFHRFVPPVPCEVTTLVQPTAAELTSHLETKQYNVLFYSGHGMPGPDGGMLFLRPDATMNGTELAQVLTRCRIKLAVFNACWGAQPEMQGDRPIPRSSLAEVLIHHGVPAVLGMRDRIAEHEAHSFIQRFARALAERSPIDEAVAIARQHLLTLYRFNQIAWTLPVLYMHPEFDGELVKPLTEGVTEIPENPSSWGEVPFPSACLRAVEPPHQTWPIYGGMVRVGFLEGNDLVIKSPGVSRRHAEIFYRGSVGAASAEPIYVLRDFSRFGTFLLEPQGQWRKVHQEEVALKPHSRLRFGTFQLEFVPNDLTPPL; the protein is encoded by the coding sequence ATGCTTTCGTCTGATCACCCCTGCCTGCGGCTTGCGATTCGCCGCCTTACTGCTGCTGACGCAGACCACTATGCGATTTGGGTGCTACAAGCTCCATCGCAGGCAGGTTACGTGCATCACGACCGAGCCTGGCCAGCGGAGCTAACCGAGATCTGGCAAGCCTGGCAGTCCATGTTTTGTCTGCGAGATTTGCCCGCCGTTCCCCGGATTCCGGCGGTGGTGTTGCCGCCGCCCCAGCCCGACGACCCGACACCAGGCTACGCGGGTCGCCTGATGCAGCATTTGGGCGTGAGTCTCTGGCAGTGGTTGTTTGACGGTTCCATCCAAAATAGCCTGGCCCAGAGCCAGGGCATTGCTCAGGGACAGGGGCGATCGCTGCGGCTGCGGCTGGAGATTCGTGACCCTGAGCTAATGGCGCTGCCCTGGGAAATCATGCAGCCCCAGCCCGGACGACAGGCGATCGCCCTCAGCCAGCAGCTTTTGTTTAGCCGCACCACCAACGAAGTCGATCCGCTGCCGGCCTTGCGCGAGGAAAACTCGCTGCGGATCTTGCTAGTGCAGGGACAGGACGCTGAACCCGACCGCAGCCTTTCCACCAGCGACTTTCGCCTCCAGTTACAGCAAGAGGCCGACGCGCTGACGGCGCTGCTTCAGGATGTCACTCAGGGAGAAGCGTTTCATCGCTTTGTGCCGCCTGTGCCCTGCGAAGTGACAACGCTGGTGCAGCCGACTGCCGCCGAACTCACGTCTCACCTAGAAACCAAGCAGTACAACGTGCTGTTTTACTCTGGCCACGGGATGCCTGGCCCAGATGGCGGAATGCTCTTCTTGCGTCCCGATGCAACGATGAACGGGACGGAGCTGGCGCAAGTGCTAACCCGCTGCCGCATCAAGCTGGCCGTGTTCAACGCCTGCTGGGGCGCACAGCCCGAAATGCAGGGCGATCGCCCCATTCCCCGCAGCAGCCTGGCCGAAGTGCTGATTCATCACGGCGTACCTGCGGTGCTGGGGATGCGCGATCGCATTGCCGAACACGAAGCCCACAGCTTTATCCAGCGATTTGCCCGGGCCCTGGCCGAGCGATCGCCCATCGACGAGGCCGTGGCGATCGCCCGCCAGCATTTGCTCACGCTCTATCGCTTCAACCAGATCGCCTGGACCCTGCCCGTCCTTTACATGCATCCCGAATTTGACGGCGAATTGGTCAAACCGCTGACAGAAGGGGTTACGGAAATTCCCGAAAATCCCTCTAGCTGGGGCGAGGTGCCGTTTCCCTCTGCCTGCCTCCGCGCTGTCGAGCCACCCCACCAAACCTGGCCAATCTACGGCGGCATGGTGCGGGTTGGCTTTTTGGAAGGCAATGACCTGGTGATTAAATCTCCCGGCGTTTCTCGTCGCCACGCTGAGATTTTCTATCGCGGGTCGGTCGGGGCGGCTAGCGCAGAGCCGATTTACGTCCTGCGCGACTTTTCTCGCTTTGGCACGTTTCTGCTGGAACCACAGGGCCAGTGGCGAAAAGTGCATCAGGAAGAGGTCGCCCTCAAGCCCCACAGTCGCCTCCGATTTGGCACATTTCAGCTAGAGTTTGTGCCCAATGACCTCACCCCGCCTCTGTGA